One window of the Carnobacterium maltaromaticum DSM 20342 genome contains the following:
- a CDS encoding PTS sugar transporter subunit IIC, which yields MENKMSFFDRFGMVAQKMGNQIHLRTLRDAFATFMPFMMLAGFVTLFNYVIFDPAGFLSSVISSGILEKIQSIGTPIASATLSITSLLIVAAISYHMCQNRNYENTIAAILVSISSLMVLTPMMTTFTPEGAKNALEIPNVIPLDYIGASGMFVGIFVGLIATELFIKLSKNKKLQINLSGNIPPAVMKSFNVMIPIMITIVSISIVGFLVKELFHSDVNTLITTLVTAPLSKVTTGLPGFLLITSVANLFFGFGIHQAVISGSLLDPFLIQNMQENMAAYANHEEIPHIINMAFKDTFAVMGGSGNTIALLIAIFIFSRRQDYKDFAKLSVTPAVFNISEPIIFGLPIVFNISLIIPFILAPIFSLTIAYFATAMGFINHVVVQIPWTTPPVISGFLATAGDWRAAFLQIIIIAVSVFIYLPFLRIDEKVTATKQ from the coding sequence ATGGAAAATAAAATGAGCTTTTTTGATCGATTTGGCATGGTGGCTCAAAAAATGGGCAACCAGATTCATTTACGGACATTACGAGATGCGTTTGCTACTTTTATGCCTTTTATGATGTTGGCAGGTTTTGTAACACTCTTTAACTATGTAATTTTTGACCCAGCAGGATTTTTAAGTTCCGTTATTTCTTCCGGTATTTTGGAGAAGATTCAGTCAATCGGAACACCGATTGCTTCGGCAACTTTGAGCATCACAAGTCTTTTAATTGTTGCGGCAATTTCCTATCATATGTGTCAAAATCGGAATTACGAGAATACAATTGCAGCGATTCTAGTTTCAATCTCATCTTTGATGGTATTAACTCCAATGATGACTACTTTTACTCCAGAAGGTGCTAAAAATGCTCTAGAAATACCTAATGTAATTCCATTGGATTACATTGGAGCATCGGGTATGTTTGTTGGGATTTTTGTTGGGTTAATAGCAACGGAATTATTTATTAAATTATCTAAAAATAAAAAATTGCAAATTAATTTATCAGGAAATATTCCACCGGCAGTCATGAAATCATTTAACGTAATGATTCCAATTATGATTACAATCGTGTCAATCTCGATTGTTGGCTTCTTAGTCAAAGAACTTTTCCATAGCGATGTAAATACGCTGATTACTACGCTCGTTACAGCACCTTTAAGTAAAGTGACGACAGGCTTACCAGGCTTCTTATTGATTACTTCGGTTGCCAATCTATTCTTTGGATTTGGTATCCATCAAGCTGTGATTTCAGGTTCATTATTAGATCCATTTTTGATTCAAAATATGCAAGAAAACATGGCGGCTTATGCCAATCATGAAGAAATTCCTCATATTATTAATATGGCTTTTAAGGATACCTTTGCCGTAATGGGTGGTTCAGGAAATACAATTGCGTTATTGATTGCAATTTTTATTTTTAGTAGACGGCAAGACTATAAAGATTTTGCCAAATTGTCTGTCACACCAGCTGTCTTTAATATCAGTGAGCCGATTATTTTTGGCTTACCGATTGTCTTTAATATTAGTTTAATCATTCCCTTTATTTTAGCTCCAATTTTTTCTTTAACAATTGCTTACTTTGCAACGGCAATGGGTTTCATTAACCATGTTGTAGTACAGATTCCTTGGACAACGCCACCTGTTATATCAGGATTTTTAGCGACAGCCGGTGATTGGCGTGCTGCATTTTTACAAATTATCATTATTGCAGTTTCGGTTTTCATCTACCTGCCATTTTTACGAATTGACGAAAAAGTTACGGCTACTAAACAATAG
- a CDS encoding glycoside hydrolase family 1 protein has translation MENKRIQFPDGFWWGSAWSAEQAEGRGETGKAETIWERWFKEEPNRFYNRVSSEIATDHIHRYKEDVQLMKETGHNSFRVSISWARMFPDDGVGLVNPLAIEFYRSLFTEMNQNGIAVFANLYHFDMPAALQDQGGWESREVVEAYVRFAKTCFEEFGDLVSQWFTFNEPLGPILGTYLECFHYPNIVDFKRGAQAAFNTIFAHARAIEEFKKLGLSSKIGVILNLSPTYPRSQHPADVEAAEIADQFYTRSFLDPMVLGHFPKKLVALLKEHDQLPVYSASDLEIIQNNTAQLLGLNYYEPRRVKARLTSINPAGPFLPDWFFEPYIMPGRKMNHYRGWEIYERGIYELCMDIKDNYGNIESFISENGMGVADEERFMDENGYVEDDYRIEYIQNHLAFVWKAIEEGANIKGYHLWTFIDCWSWINAYKNRYGLVSLNLATQERTIKKSGEMYKKMSDENGFEFDLSQLY, from the coding sequence ATGGAAAATAAAAGAATACAATTTCCCGATGGTTTTTGGTGGGGATCCGCTTGGTCTGCAGAACAAGCTGAAGGTCGTGGGGAAACAGGTAAAGCTGAGACAATTTGGGAGCGCTGGTTCAAAGAAGAACCCAATCGTTTTTATAATCGCGTGAGTTCAGAAATTGCAACAGATCATATTCACCGTTATAAAGAGGATGTTCAATTAATGAAAGAAACGGGTCACAACTCATTTAGAGTTTCAATATCTTGGGCTAGAATGTTTCCAGATGACGGTGTAGGTCTGGTTAATCCGTTAGCAATTGAATTTTATCGGTCGCTATTTACTGAGATGAATCAAAACGGTATCGCTGTCTTTGCGAATTTGTATCATTTCGATATGCCCGCAGCTTTACAAGATCAAGGGGGCTGGGAATCGCGAGAAGTAGTGGAAGCCTATGTTCGATTTGCCAAGACTTGTTTTGAAGAATTTGGTGATTTAGTTAGTCAGTGGTTTACCTTTAATGAACCTTTGGGACCAATTCTAGGCACCTATTTAGAATGTTTTCATTATCCAAATATTGTTGACTTTAAAAGAGGCGCTCAAGCGGCCTTTAATACAATTTTTGCTCATGCACGGGCGATAGAAGAGTTTAAAAAGCTAGGCTTATCAAGTAAAATTGGAGTCATTTTAAATTTGAGTCCAACTTATCCTAGAAGTCAGCACCCCGCTGATGTTGAAGCTGCTGAGATTGCGGATCAATTTTATACGCGAAGTTTTCTAGATCCAATGGTATTAGGTCATTTTCCAAAAAAATTAGTTGCTTTGTTGAAGGAGCACGATCAGCTTCCAGTTTATTCAGCATCTGATTTGGAAATTATTCAAAATAATACTGCGCAATTATTAGGGCTAAATTATTACGAGCCAAGAAGGGTGAAGGCACGTTTAACAAGTATTAATCCAGCAGGACCATTTTTACCTGATTGGTTTTTTGAACCCTACATTATGCCAGGTAGAAAGATGAATCATTATCGAGGATGGGAAATCTATGAGCGTGGTATCTATGAATTATGTATGGATATCAAAGATAATTATGGCAACATCGAATCATTTATTTCTGAAAATGGTATGGGAGTCGCAGATGAGGAACGCTTTATGGATGAAAATGGCTATGTTGAGGATGACTATAGAATTGAGTATATTCAAAATCATTTGGCTTTTGTTTGGAAAGCGATAGAAGAGGGTGCGAATATTAAAGGCTATCACCTTTGGACGTTTATCGATTGTTGGTCTTGGATTAATGCTTATAAAAATCGATATGGTTTAGTTTCTTTGAACCTAGCCACACAAGAAAGAACTATTAAGAAAAGCGGTGAAATGTATAAAAAAATGAGTGATGAAAATGGCTTTGAATTTGATTTATCACAACTTTACTAG
- a CDS encoding GntR family transcriptional regulator, producing MDKTYKYIEVYQDIKTKIACNEYVIGQKIPSGSELAIRYGCSNLTVKKGLDMLVKEGVLRRRSGFGTEVLRKPIERSLVSGPNIGLLNVLGEEHVDSKIHSFAIEQPSKKIAETLKISTSDYVYHIVRSRYIDSNPYSIEEIIMPLDLIPHLQPKHLKASIYKYIENELKLTIKTSHIRIRGDKANEFDALVLEIKPEQFIIEVEKIVYLDSGMPFEHSITRHLYNDFEFEAVFVEN from the coding sequence ATGGACAAAACATATAAATATATCGAAGTGTATCAAGACATCAAAACTAAAATTGCTTGTAATGAATATGTAATTGGTCAAAAAATCCCCTCTGGGAGTGAGCTTGCTATTCGCTATGGTTGCAGTAATTTAACTGTAAAAAAAGGGCTAGATATGTTAGTTAAAGAAGGCGTTTTACGTAGACGAAGTGGATTTGGTACAGAAGTTTTAAGAAAACCGATTGAGCGTTCGTTAGTTTCTGGACCCAATATTGGCTTACTAAATGTTTTAGGGGAAGAGCATGTTGATTCTAAAATTCATAGTTTTGCCATTGAACAACCTTCGAAAAAAATAGCAGAGACTTTGAAAATTTCAACCTCTGACTATGTGTATCACATTGTGAGAAGTCGCTACATTGATTCCAATCCTTATTCCATTGAGGAAATTATTATGCCTTTAGATTTGATTCCACATTTACAGCCCAAGCATTTGAAAGCTTCTATTTATAAATACATCGAAAACGAATTAAAGTTAACCATTAAAACATCGCATATCCGTATTCGCGGCGACAAAGCTAATGAATTCGATGCTCTTGTACTTGAAATTAAACCTGAGCAATTTATTATTGAAGTTGAAAAGATTGTTTATCTAGATTCTGGTATGCCTTTTGAACATTCTATTACCCGACATCTTTATAACGACTTTGAATTTGAAGCTGTTTTTGTTGAAAATTAA
- a CDS encoding cation-translocating P-type ATPase gives MKYYTKEKHEVLKEFDVTIESGLTDASSAANREKFGENKLKEEKADPYWRIFLRSFKEPIVIVLMGAIVLSFFSAYYDLQIKGDIKHGTEAIYEGTAILILILINATLSFWQEISAKKSLDALKQLSNRKVSVMRNGNWGHYDSVDLVPGDIVKVNVGDFIEADIRWLETSELQIIESHLTGEADAIQKQIDALEGDVGVGDQTNMGFSGSTVSNGSGIGIVVATGQQTELGKIAELLQNVESKPSPLQMTVGKLTRSLMLISGVVVVFTLVVGLFQSYQATGVLTFSAVGSVLSTAIALAVASIPDALPAVLSIVLTIGASKMAKNKGLIKSLSSVETLGATSYVCSDKTGTLTKNEMTVIKFFANGTIYSVSGKGYGPEGEITSTDSNAPSYHDFVKGAVLCNEAEVKFIDGKYKPFGNPTEVALTILGEKAQLKKESLLEQGIEIYRVLPFTSSRKMMSVIVKENNEYKLYTKGAPDILIEKSRFTLQNGNLVDTSDVKELLDTTTLSFANEALRTLAVAEKVISKEEAETGSVEELETGFTMTGIAGIIDPPRDEVRASVELLKEASVKVVMITGDHEATAKAIAYDLKIIDSVDAPSIKGAEIEKMSDEELFQRVKDTQVYARVSPEHKQRIVEQLQKHGEIVAMTGDGVNDAPALRAADIGIAMGIAGTEVTKDSADLILLDDKFTTIEKTVESGRTIYANIKNFIRHELTTNVAEVLSLLIGLLFFTTGIGQVSASTPTLTALMILWVNMVSDAIPSFSLGYDVAESDIMNEKPRDPKESVLANYTWSRVLIRGTVMGLTVFLAFVWAAKSGLSGNQAQTVAFLTLVYGQLWHVFDARSSKTLFRRNPFQNKHLIAAVLFAGISSYLVTIIPFFNTVMGTAPLSLNIYLLVLFVPAIPTLVLSGLKEIFGIKIW, from the coding sequence ATGAAGTATTATACAAAGGAAAAACACGAGGTGTTGAAAGAATTTGATGTCACGATTGAGTCAGGTTTAACTGATGCATCAAGTGCAGCAAATAGAGAAAAATTTGGCGAGAATAAACTTAAAGAAGAAAAAGCAGATCCGTATTGGAGAATTTTTCTTCGTAGTTTTAAGGAGCCAATCGTCATTGTATTAATGGGTGCGATTGTCTTATCTTTTTTTAGTGCTTACTATGATTTGCAAATTAAGGGCGATATCAAACATGGAACTGAAGCTATCTATGAAGGTACAGCGATTCTAATTTTGATTTTAATTAATGCAACACTCTCTTTTTGGCAAGAAATCAGTGCTAAAAAAAGTTTAGATGCTCTAAAACAACTATCTAATCGAAAAGTGTCTGTTATGCGCAATGGAAATTGGGGACATTATGATTCGGTGGATCTAGTTCCAGGAGACATTGTGAAAGTCAATGTCGGCGATTTTATTGAAGCAGATATCCGTTGGTTAGAGACGTCAGAACTGCAAATCATTGAATCGCATTTAACTGGCGAAGCAGATGCTATCCAAAAACAAATTGACGCTTTAGAAGGTGACGTTGGAGTTGGAGATCAAACCAATATGGGCTTTTCAGGTTCAACTGTCTCAAATGGTAGTGGAATTGGGATTGTTGTGGCAACAGGACAACAAACAGAGTTAGGTAAAATTGCGGAGTTGCTTCAAAATGTTGAGTCAAAACCTTCGCCTTTGCAAATGACGGTTGGAAAATTAACCAGATCATTGATGCTTATTTCAGGTGTAGTGGTTGTCTTTACGTTAGTGGTTGGTTTGTTCCAATCCTACCAAGCAACCGGAGTCTTAACTTTTTCGGCTGTCGGTAGTGTCTTATCAACGGCAATTGCTTTAGCGGTAGCTTCAATACCAGATGCTTTGCCAGCTGTTTTATCTATTGTATTAACAATTGGAGCTAGCAAAATGGCTAAAAATAAAGGCTTAATCAAATCCCTAAGCAGTGTTGAAACATTAGGTGCAACATCATATGTATGTTCAGATAAAACAGGAACATTAACAAAAAATGAAATGACAGTCATCAAATTTTTCGCAAATGGTACAATTTATTCTGTTTCTGGTAAAGGCTATGGACCAGAGGGCGAAATTACAAGTACAGATTCAAATGCACCAAGTTATCATGATTTTGTTAAAGGTGCGGTATTGTGTAATGAAGCTGAAGTGAAGTTTATTGATGGGAAATATAAACCGTTTGGTAATCCAACAGAAGTAGCATTGACTATTTTAGGTGAAAAAGCCCAACTTAAGAAAGAATCTTTACTTGAGCAAGGAATTGAAATCTACCGTGTATTGCCTTTTACAAGTAGTCGTAAGATGATGAGTGTCATTGTAAAAGAAAATAATGAGTATAAATTATATACAAAAGGTGCTCCAGATATTTTAATTGAAAAAAGTCGCTTTACGTTACAAAATGGCAATCTTGTTGACACGAGTGATGTAAAAGAACTTTTAGATACAACAACATTATCTTTTGCTAACGAAGCATTGCGTACGTTGGCAGTAGCAGAAAAAGTGATTTCAAAAGAAGAAGCTGAAACAGGTTCTGTAGAAGAACTTGAAACTGGATTTACCATGACGGGAATTGCAGGGATCATTGATCCGCCAAGAGACGAAGTTAGAGCTTCAGTTGAATTGTTGAAAGAAGCCTCTGTCAAAGTTGTGATGATTACTGGAGATCATGAAGCAACAGCGAAGGCAATTGCTTATGATTTAAAGATTATTGATTCAGTGGATGCACCATCAATCAAAGGTGCGGAAATCGAAAAAATGTCTGATGAAGAGTTGTTCCAACGTGTGAAAGATACACAAGTTTATGCGCGTGTTTCACCAGAGCACAAACAAAGAATTGTTGAACAATTACAAAAGCATGGTGAAATTGTTGCTATGACTGGTGATGGTGTCAACGATGCTCCGGCTTTAAGAGCAGCAGATATCGGGATAGCAATGGGAATTGCTGGAACTGAAGTGACAAAAGATTCAGCTGATTTAATTTTATTAGATGATAAGTTTACGACTATTGAAAAAACTGTTGAGAGCGGTCGAACGATTTATGCGAATATAAAAAACTTTATTCGTCATGAGTTAACAACCAATGTTGCTGAAGTTCTTTCTTTATTAATTGGTTTACTATTCTTTACAACTGGTATCGGACAAGTTTCAGCTTCAACACCAACGTTGACAGCCTTAATGATTCTTTGGGTCAATATGGTAAGTGATGCCATCCCATCATTTTCATTAGGATATGATGTAGCTGAGTCGGATATTATGAATGAGAAACCACGCGATCCAAAGGAATCTGTTTTGGCAAATTATACGTGGTCACGTGTATTAATTCGTGGAACGGTCATGGGTTTAACAGTCTTTTTAGCCTTTGTTTGGGCAGCGAAAAGTGGCTTATCAGGTAACCAAGCACAAACAGTGGCTTTCTTAACACTGGTATATGGCCAATTATGGCATGTATTTGATGCACGTAGTTCAAAAACACTATTTAGAAGAAATCCGTTTCAAAATAAGCATTTGATAGCTGCAGTCTTATTTGCGGGGATTAGTTCTTATTTAGTGACGATTATCCCATTCTTTAATACAGTGATGGGAACAGCACCTTTATCGTTAAACATTTATTTACTCGTATTATTTGTTCCTGCGATTCCAACCTTAGTTTTATCAGGCTTAAAAGAAATTTTTGGCATAAAAATCTGGTAG
- the licT gene encoding BglG family transcription antiterminator LicT, with protein sequence MNIHKILNNNVLIAIDDNGIEQVMMGKGIGFKQNAGDPVDITRADKIFHLENNGLKQHFNSLIDEVPYPILKVTEEFIDISKQRLKQKLNESLHVSLVDHIYHALKRHENEQTISNSLVWEINRLYPAEFGLAKEFLTMIQTEIAIELPIDEAGFIAMHLINAEMNEEMNATVASTKEVAAILKIVKYHLGAEFDEESLNFYRFLTHLRFFVQRVSKNHLLENEDPELYLMMKKKYPQAYTCTTKIAEYIYATFHIDLTSEEMLYLLIHLKRLKIRDKALTNKD encoded by the coding sequence ATGAACATACATAAAATTTTGAATAACAACGTTTTAATCGCTATTGACGATAACGGAATCGAACAAGTTATGATGGGAAAAGGCATTGGATTCAAACAAAATGCTGGTGACCCTGTAGACATTACACGAGCTGATAAGATTTTCCATTTAGAAAATAACGGATTAAAACAACATTTTAATTCGCTAATTGATGAAGTACCTTATCCAATTTTAAAGGTTACTGAAGAATTTATTGATATTTCCAAACAGCGACTAAAGCAAAAACTCAACGAAAGTTTACATGTTTCTTTAGTTGACCATATTTATCATGCCCTAAAGCGACACGAAAATGAACAAACTATTAGCAACTCATTAGTATGGGAAATCAACCGGCTTTATCCTGCCGAGTTTGGACTAGCCAAAGAATTTTTGACTATGATTCAAACTGAAATTGCAATCGAACTCCCTATTGATGAAGCTGGTTTTATCGCTATGCACTTGATCAATGCCGAAATGAATGAAGAGATGAACGCTACTGTTGCCAGTACAAAGGAAGTCGCAGCAATTTTAAAGATTGTTAAGTACCATTTAGGCGCAGAATTTGATGAGGAATCCTTAAATTTCTACCGCTTTTTAACGCATCTTAGATTTTTTGTTCAACGTGTTAGTAAAAATCATTTACTCGAAAATGAAGATCCAGAACTCTATTTAATGATGAAAAAAAAATATCCGCAAGCATATACTTGTACCACAAAAATTGCAGAATATATCTATGCAACTTTTCACATTGATTTGACCTCTGAAGAGATGTTGTATTTGCTCATTCACTTAAAACGTTTAAAAATAAGAGATAAAGCACTTACAAATAAAGATTGA
- a CDS encoding beta-glucoside-specific PTS transporter subunit IIABC, which translates to MDTNQLAQTILENVGGEKNVTSLVHCATRLRFKLKNRDLVDKTQVEAIPGVVTVMESGGQFQVVIGNMVPEVYEAIGAISNLTNDDSTETTTNKDETIFGKFIDLISTIFTPLLGVMAGAGILKGLLSLALNFKLVMPDSSTHIILNAIADSLFYFLPMLLAITAARKFKANIYVAVAIAGALIYPTIIELAASPKAVHFFGIPIVMVKYTSTVIPIILAIYVMSIVEKFLNKRLHQSIKNFITPAILLVTIVPLTLMFFGPFGVYVGNGIASILTAIIAFNPIIAGAVIAASWQILVIFGLHWGIVPVMINNIATMGKDPLKPSTAISVFAQAGASLGVMLKTKNKEFKALSASAALTALFGITEPAVYGVTLRLKRPFLIGILSAAVGGGIAGYAGSAGYASGPSSILMIPAFYGPNGEGFVGFLIAIAVSFTLAAVLTYLIGFEDIPSETTTETNNKDTIQPTTSVQSETIASPVNGVLLPLSDVKDKAFASGILGNGIAVVPSTGEIVSPVDGFVTVAFKTGHAIGLLSDEGAEILIHIGLDTVQLDGQYFDLKVEQNQHVKKGDLLVAFDLDAIVTAGFDVTTPIIITNSTNYEDVIPTEKQETQMGDRLITLL; encoded by the coding sequence ATGGATACAAATCAATTAGCTCAAACAATCTTAGAAAACGTTGGCGGTGAAAAAAATGTAACTTCACTGGTTCATTGTGCTACTCGTCTACGCTTTAAATTAAAAAATAGAGACCTCGTTGATAAAACTCAAGTTGAAGCTATCCCTGGTGTTGTAACAGTGATGGAAAGCGGCGGACAATTTCAAGTTGTCATCGGAAATATGGTCCCTGAAGTCTATGAGGCGATTGGAGCAATTTCTAATTTAACAAATGATGATTCTACTGAAACAACGACAAATAAAGATGAAACGATTTTCGGTAAATTTATCGATTTAATTTCCACTATTTTCACTCCACTCTTAGGGGTTATGGCTGGCGCAGGTATTTTAAAAGGTTTGTTGTCGCTAGCACTAAATTTTAAACTGGTTATGCCGGATTCTTCAACGCATATTATCTTAAATGCAATTGCCGATAGTCTGTTTTATTTCTTACCAATGCTGCTAGCTATTACAGCTGCTCGCAAATTTAAAGCCAATATTTATGTCGCCGTAGCCATTGCTGGTGCGTTAATTTATCCTACAATTATCGAATTAGCGGCTAGCCCTAAGGCTGTTCATTTTTTCGGAATTCCAATTGTCATGGTGAAATACACATCAACAGTGATTCCAATCATTTTAGCGATTTATGTAATGAGTATCGTAGAAAAATTCTTAAATAAACGATTGCATCAAAGTATTAAAAACTTTATCACTCCAGCTATTTTACTTGTCACAATTGTACCTTTAACACTGATGTTTTTTGGACCTTTTGGTGTTTATGTTGGGAATGGGATTGCTTCAATTTTAACAGCAATCATTGCTTTTAATCCAATTATTGCTGGTGCTGTCATTGCAGCTTCTTGGCAAATTTTAGTAATATTCGGTTTACATTGGGGCATCGTTCCTGTGATGATTAATAACATTGCAACGATGGGAAAAGATCCATTAAAACCTAGTACTGCCATTTCTGTTTTTGCTCAAGCTGGTGCCTCACTTGGTGTCATGCTTAAAACAAAAAACAAAGAATTTAAGGCTCTTTCTGCTTCTGCTGCTTTGACAGCTCTATTCGGAATTACTGAGCCAGCTGTTTATGGAGTTACTTTACGCTTAAAACGTCCATTTCTGATTGGTATTCTTTCTGCCGCTGTCGGTGGGGGGATTGCCGGATATGCAGGTAGTGCTGGATACGCATCTGGTCCTTCTAGTATATTAATGATACCAGCCTTTTATGGGCCAAATGGAGAGGGTTTTGTAGGATTTTTAATCGCTATTGCTGTATCTTTTACTTTAGCCGCAGTTTTAACTTACCTGATTGGCTTTGAAGATATTCCTAGTGAAACAACAACAGAAACAAACAACAAGGACACCATTCAGCCAACAACAAGTGTTCAATCCGAAACGATTGCTAGCCCAGTAAATGGTGTACTTCTACCTTTGTCTGATGTAAAAGATAAAGCATTTGCTTCTGGCATTTTAGGTAACGGGATTGCCGTCGTTCCATCTACTGGCGAAATCGTTTCACCAGTAGATGGCTTCGTAACAGTTGCCTTCAAAACTGGACACGCCATTGGACTTCTATCTGATGAAGGTGCAGAAATCCTCATCCATATTGGATTAGATACTGTACAATTAGATGGCCAATACTTTGATTTAAAAGTAGAACAAAACCAGCATGTCAAAAAAGGGGATCTATTAGTTGCCTTTGATTTAGATGCCATTGTCACAGCAGGTTTTGATGTGACAACACCCATCATTATTACCAACTCAACCAATTACGAAGACGTGATCCCAACTGAAAAACAAGAAACCCAAATGGGCGATCGTCTGATTACTTTACTATAA
- a CDS encoding glycoside hydrolase family 1 protein codes for MTNSTSIFPKNFLWGGAIAACQTEGGYGKNGRGMAVSDISFYDSQIDRQDLAKHRNITTEKIEAAITDPDTKRYPKRHGIDFYHHYKEDIALCAEMGFKVFRFSMAWSRIFPTGDELTPNQEGLAFYDAVLTEIEKYGMEPLVTISHFEMPVALVTNYCGWTDRKVIQLFTRFAETLFTHFGQRVTYWISFNEINAGRFSTFKSTGVVADKTDQYVQDCYQAVHHQFVAAALITKRLHEINPKAQMGCMIARFTTYPATCNPDDVLQMMHDDQYDNFFYTDVMIRGAYPGYMNRFFKDNDVAIQWADGDKELLATHTADYLAFSYYMSNISSANPNELDQTDANLKKGLKNPYLESSAWGWQIDPKGLRYTLNNLYDRYQVPLFIVENGIGAEDYVTTDGKIHDTYRIDYLQKHIEQMREAIVDGVELIGYTMWSSLDIVSSGTSEMSKRYGFIYVDQDDDGNGTLSRSKKDSFYWYQKVIATNGADLS; via the coding sequence ATGACAAATTCAACATCCATTTTTCCAAAGAATTTCTTATGGGGCGGTGCCATAGCCGCCTGCCAAACTGAAGGAGGATACGGTAAAAACGGTCGTGGCATGGCTGTTTCCGATATTTCTTTTTATGATAGCCAGATTGATCGTCAAGATTTGGCTAAACACCGAAATATAACAACCGAAAAAATTGAGGCAGCGATAACAGATCCCGATACAAAGCGCTATCCAAAACGTCATGGCATTGATTTTTATCATCATTACAAAGAAGATATTGCTTTATGTGCCGAAATGGGCTTTAAAGTCTTTCGCTTTTCCATGGCTTGGAGTCGAATTTTCCCAACTGGTGACGAGTTAACTCCCAACCAAGAAGGCTTAGCTTTTTACGATGCTGTTCTAACTGAAATTGAAAAATACGGGATGGAACCACTTGTGACAATCTCTCATTTCGAAATGCCTGTAGCCTTAGTTACGAACTACTGTGGGTGGACTGACCGTAAAGTGATTCAATTATTCACACGTTTCGCAGAAACTTTATTTACTCATTTTGGTCAACGAGTAACTTACTGGATCTCCTTTAACGAAATCAACGCAGGCAGGTTCTCGACCTTTAAATCAACCGGTGTAGTGGCAGATAAAACCGATCAGTATGTCCAAGATTGTTACCAAGCCGTGCATCATCAATTTGTAGCGGCAGCTTTAATTACGAAACGACTCCACGAAATTAATCCAAAAGCGCAGATGGGCTGCATGATTGCACGCTTTACTACCTATCCGGCAACCTGTAATCCAGATGACGTTTTGCAAATGATGCACGACGACCAATATGATAATTTCTTTTACACAGATGTCATGATCCGTGGGGCATATCCTGGTTATATGAACCGCTTCTTTAAGGACAATGATGTAGCGATTCAATGGGCAGATGGTGACAAAGAATTGTTGGCGACCCACACAGCCGATTATCTAGCCTTTAGTTATTATATGTCGAACATCTCTAGCGCCAATCCTAATGAGCTGGACCAAACCGATGCTAATTTGAAAAAAGGATTAAAAAATCCTTACTTGGAAAGCTCTGCATGGGGCTGGCAAATCGATCCAAAAGGCCTACGTTATACATTGAATAATTTATATGACCGTTACCAAGTTCCACTCTTTATCGTTGAAAATGGAATTGGTGCCGAAGATTATGTAACTACAGACGGAAAAATCCACGACACGTATCGGATTGATTATTTACAAAAACATATTGAACAAATGCGCGAAGCAATTGTTGATGGCGTTGAGTTAATTGGCTATACCATGTGGTCTTCTCTAGACATTGTCTCGTCAGGTACTTCCGAAATGTCTAAACGTTACGGCTTTATTTATGTCGATCAAGATGACGACGGCAACGGTACATTAAGTCGTAGTAAGAAAGATTCTTTCTATTGGTATCAAAAAGTCATTGCCACCAATGGGGCCGATTTAAGCTGA
- a CDS encoding DUF956 family protein yields the protein MVESINTKVDLVIDATAFTGLTDYGKIMIGDKGFEFYNARDARKFIQIPWEEVNHVIASVMFKGKWIPRYAIETKKNGTYTFSSKKPKTVLRAMREYVDPADMIQSLSFFDVMKRAVKSISWKKKK from the coding sequence ATGGTTGAGTCAATTAATACAAAAGTCGATTTGGTAATAGACGCTACTGCTTTTACAGGATTAACTGATTATGGGAAAATTATGATTGGCGATAAAGGCTTTGAATTTTACAATGCCAGAGATGCTCGCAAGTTTATTCAAATTCCTTGGGAAGAAGTAAATCATGTTATTGCCTCGGTTATGTTTAAAGGCAAATGGATTCCGCGTTATGCGATTGAAACGAAAAAAAATGGTACGTACACATTTTCTTCTAAGAAACCGAAAACAGTTTTACGGGCCATGCGAGAGTATGTTGATCCCGCTGATATGATCCAATCTTTAAGTTTCTTTGATGTCATGAAGCGTGCTGTGAAATCGATTAGTTGGAAGAAGAAGAAATAG